One genomic region from uncultured Methanobrevibacter sp. encodes:
- a CDS encoding transposase yields the protein PILFMHPIDCELAAMDGTGHTSDYADHYYAKIRGKCRKSYIKNHIAIDVDTRMILNYAANRGPKYDTQFAIASIRQLKSYKPHYILADRA from the coding sequence CCAATATTGTTCATGCATCCAATAGATTGTGAATTAGCAGCAATGGATGGAACCGGTCACACAAGTGACTATGCAGACCATTATTATGCAAAAATAAGGGGTAAATGCAGAAAAAGCTACATTAAAAACCATATCGCAATCGATGTCGACACAAGAATGATCTTAAATTACGCAGCAAATCGAGGTCCAAAATACGATACACAATTCGCAATCGCATCAATAAGACAATTAAAATCCTACAAACCACATTACATCCTAGCAGACAGAGCATGA